One window of Curtobacterium sp. 458 genomic DNA carries:
- a CDS encoding ATP-dependent Clp protease ATP-binding subunit has protein sequence MFERFTDRARRVVVLAQEEAKMLNHNYIGTEHILLGLIHEGEGVAAKALESLGISLDAVREQVQDIIGQGQQQPTGHIPFTPRAKKVLELSLREALQLGHNYIGTEHILLGLIREGEGVAAQVLVKLGADLNRVRQQVIQLLSGYQGKEAVAVGGETQQNAQQGSQVLDQFGRNLTQAARDAKLDPVIGREKEMERVMQILSRRSKNNPVLIGEPGVGKTAVVEGLAQAIVKGDVPETLKDKQLYSLDLGSLIAGSRYRGDFEERLKKVTKEIRTRGDIIVFIDEIHTLVGAGAAEGAIDAASILKPLLARGELQTIGATTLDEYRKHFEKDAALERRFQPVQVNEPSLPHAINILKGLRDKYEAFHKVSITDGAIVAAANLADRYVQDRFLPDKAIDLIDEAGARLRLSILSAPPELREFDEKISTVRGSKEAAIEEQDFEKAASLRDEEKKLLGERLRLEKQWRAGDVAASGTVDEGIIAEVLAQATGIPVFKLTEEETSRLVFMEKALHERVIGQEEAISALSKTIRRTRAGLKDPNRPSGSFIFAGPTGVGKTELAKALAEFLFDDEGALISLDMSEFGEKHTVSRLFGAPPGFVGFEEGGQLTEKVRRKPFSVVLFDEIEKAHPDIFNSLLQVLEEGRLTDGQGRVVDFKNTVIIMTTNLGSQGIAGGPVGFQIEGDSGVGYDRMRSKVNEELKKHFKPEFLNRVDDTIVFPQLSQSELLQIVDLFVKRLADRLLDRDMTVELTLAAKEQLIKVGFDPALGARPLRRAMQHEVEDQLSEHILQGELNAGDHVKVDFHDGAFQFETGRQPGREEVLTGAAEPAGEIES, from the coding sequence ATGTTCGAGAGATTCACCGACCGAGCCCGTCGTGTTGTCGTCCTCGCTCAAGAAGAAGCGAAGATGCTCAACCACAACTACATCGGCACCGAGCACATCCTCCTCGGCCTCATCCACGAGGGCGAGGGCGTCGCCGCCAAGGCGCTGGAGTCGCTCGGCATCTCGCTCGATGCCGTCCGCGAGCAGGTCCAGGACATCATCGGGCAGGGGCAGCAGCAGCCGACCGGGCACATCCCGTTCACGCCGCGCGCCAAGAAGGTGCTCGAGCTGTCCCTGCGCGAGGCGCTGCAGCTCGGCCACAACTACATCGGCACCGAGCACATCCTCCTCGGCCTCATCCGCGAGGGCGAGGGCGTCGCCGCCCAGGTGCTCGTCAAGCTCGGCGCGGACCTCAACCGCGTCCGCCAGCAGGTCATCCAGCTCCTGTCCGGCTACCAGGGCAAGGAAGCCGTCGCCGTCGGCGGCGAGACCCAGCAGAACGCGCAGCAGGGGTCGCAGGTCCTCGACCAGTTCGGTCGGAACCTCACCCAGGCCGCCCGCGACGCCAAGCTCGACCCGGTCATCGGGCGCGAGAAGGAGATGGAGCGGGTCATGCAGATCCTCTCCCGTCGCTCCAAGAACAACCCCGTCCTGATCGGTGAGCCCGGCGTCGGCAAGACCGCGGTCGTCGAGGGCCTCGCCCAGGCGATCGTCAAGGGCGACGTCCCGGAGACGCTGAAGGACAAGCAGCTCTACTCGCTCGACCTCGGGTCGCTCATCGCCGGGTCCCGCTACCGCGGTGACTTCGAGGAGCGCCTCAAGAAGGTCACGAAGGAGATCCGCACCCGCGGCGACATCATCGTCTTCATCGACGAGATCCACACGCTCGTCGGTGCGGGTGCTGCCGAGGGCGCGATCGACGCCGCGTCGATCCTCAAGCCGCTCCTCGCCCGCGGTGAGCTGCAGACCATCGGTGCGACCACGCTCGACGAGTACCGCAAGCACTTCGAGAAGGACGCCGCACTCGAGCGCCGCTTCCAGCCGGTGCAGGTCAACGAGCCGTCGCTGCCGCACGCGATCAACATCCTCAAGGGCCTCCGCGACAAGTACGAGGCGTTCCACAAGGTGTCCATCACCGACGGTGCGATCGTCGCCGCGGCGAACCTCGCGGACCGCTACGTGCAGGACCGCTTCCTGCCGGACAAGGCCATCGACCTGATCGACGAGGCCGGCGCACGCCTCCGCCTGTCGATCCTGTCGGCGCCGCCGGAGCTCCGCGAGTTCGACGAGAAGATCTCGACGGTCCGCGGGTCGAAGGAAGCCGCGATCGAGGAACAGGACTTCGAGAAGGCCGCGTCGCTCCGCGACGAGGAGAAGAAGCTCCTCGGCGAGCGTCTCCGCCTCGAGAAGCAGTGGCGTGCGGGTGACGTAGCCGCGTCCGGCACCGTCGACGAGGGCATCATCGCCGAGGTCCTGGCGCAGGCCACGGGCATCCCGGTGTTCAAGCTCACGGAAGAGGAGACCTCGCGCCTCGTCTTCATGGAGAAGGCCCTGCACGAGCGCGTCATCGGTCAGGAAGAGGCCATCTCGGCACTCTCGAAGACGATCCGCCGCACCCGCGCTGGCCTGAAGGACCCGAACCGCCCCTCGGGCTCGTTCATCTTCGCCGGCCCCACGGGCGTCGGGAAGACCGAGCTCGCCAAGGCGCTCGCCGAGTTCCTCTTCGACGACGAGGGCGCGCTGATCTCCCTCGACATGTCGGAGTTCGGCGAGAAGCACACGGTCTCGCGGCTCTTCGGTGCCCCTCCCGGGTTCGTCGGCTTCGAGGAGGGCGGCCAGCTCACCGAGAAGGTCCGCCGCAAGCCGTTCTCCGTGGTTCTCTTCGACGAGATCGAGAAGGCCCACCCGGACATCTTCAACTCGTTGCTGCAGGTCCTCGAAGAGGGTCGTCTGACCGATGGTCAGGGCCGGGTCGTCGACTTCAAGAACACCGTCATCATCATGACCACGAACCTCGGTTCGCAGGGCATCGCTGGTGGTCCGGTGGGCTTCCAGATCGAGGGCGACTCGGGCGTCGGCTACGACCGCATGCGCTCGAAGGTGAACGAGGAGCTCAAGAAGCACTTCAAGCCGGAGTTCCTCAACCGCGTCGACGACACGATCGTGTTCCCGCAGCTCTCGCAGTCCGAGCTGCTGCAGATCGTGGACCTCTTCGTGAAGCGTCTGGCGGACCGCCTGCTCGACCGCGACATGACGGTGGAGCTCACGCTCGCCGCCAAGGAGCAGCTCATCAAGGTCGGGTTCGACCCGGCTCTCGGGGCTCGCCCCCTGCGTCGCGCGATGCAGCACGAGGTCGAGGACCAGCTGTCCGAGCACATCCTGCAGGGTGAGCTGAACGCCGGCGACCACGTGAAGGTCGACTTCCACGACGGTGCGTTCCAGTTCGAGACCGGGCGTCAGCCGGGTCGCGAGGAGGTCCTCACCGGCGCTGCCGAGCCGGCTGGCGAGATCGAGTCCTAG
- a CDS encoding NAD(+)/NADH kinase, with product MEQPVVGLVVHPTKNVQESVETLRRWNASGRGELLARRADAQRLGGTIDVVDEDEFTDRVDMVVALGGDGTMLGAMRLVARRPVPVLGVNYGNVGFLVEIEPPELEAALERLSAGEYQLEPHHALEAKLSWSGARTEYLAFNDLTVVRRPGAGQVSADLSVGGLGYGYYRADAIVASTPAGSTAYNYAAGGPVLSPALSGSVVTPVAPMAGIDRSVVLAARERYRLDIAEGTRSAALEVDGLVVGEVATGAQIDIRLRKDASSVVRLDAARHGRTGRVKLSLLDLPVRPDQLIELIPQDLRQRLSHDLEQ from the coding sequence ATGGAGCAGCCCGTCGTCGGCCTCGTCGTCCACCCGACCAAGAACGTGCAGGAGTCCGTCGAGACCCTGCGCCGCTGGAACGCCTCCGGCCGCGGCGAGCTCCTCGCCCGACGGGCGGACGCGCAGCGCCTCGGCGGCACGATCGACGTCGTCGACGAGGACGAGTTCACCGACCGGGTCGACATGGTCGTGGCGCTCGGTGGCGACGGCACCATGCTCGGGGCGATGCGGCTCGTCGCCCGACGCCCGGTCCCCGTGCTCGGCGTCAACTACGGCAACGTGGGCTTCCTCGTCGAGATCGAGCCGCCGGAGCTCGAGGCGGCGCTCGAACGGCTCTCCGCCGGCGAGTACCAGCTCGAGCCGCACCACGCCCTCGAGGCGAAGCTGTCCTGGAGCGGTGCCCGCACGGAGTACCTCGCGTTCAACGACCTCACGGTGGTGCGACGCCCCGGGGCCGGGCAGGTCTCGGCGGACCTCAGCGTGGGCGGCCTCGGCTACGGCTACTACCGGGCCGACGCCATCGTGGCCTCAACCCCGGCCGGGTCGACCGCCTACAACTACGCAGCGGGCGGCCCGGTGCTCTCCCCCGCGCTCTCGGGATCGGTCGTCACCCCGGTCGCCCCGATGGCCGGCATCGACCGCTCGGTGGTCCTGGCGGCGCGGGAGCGGTACCGACTCGACATCGCCGAGGGCACGCGGAGTGCGGCACTCGAGGTCGACGGTCTCGTCGTCGGCGAGGTCGCGACGGGCGCCCAGATCGACATCCGCCTCCGGAAGGACGCGTCGAGCGTGGTCCGGCTCGACGCAGCACGGCACGGCCGCACCGGGCGGGTGAAGCTCAGCCTGCTCGACCTGCCGGTGCGTCCCGACCAGCTCATCGAACTCATCCCGCAGGACCTGCGCCAGCGGCTCTCGCACGACCTCGAGCAGTAG
- a CDS encoding sigma-70 family RNA polymerase sigma factor has translation MTIATAAPTTNGTTTRRSTTKKAAAAKTADATVESTTLGTEVEADEQLAGVRGASVDQVGDYLRHIGRLSLLTAEEEAQIARRIEVGLFAEEKLHTESGLDKNLQRELRWLVRDGERAKERMITSNLRLVVSIAKRYSQRGLPFMDVIQEGNLGLVRAVEKFDFTQGYKFSTYATWWIRQAISRGLADKARTIRIPVHTVELINKISRTERDLTVDLGRAPMPDEVAAELSMSVEELLDLKGRSHEPVSIHTVVGDSDDSELGDFIEDEDAASPNELTETTLLHRDIRSIVAELPSDEANVIRMRYGLDDDKPMTLDEISKIVHTTRQAVSRVESRAKLRLFAKAVSQDMQLYLTD, from the coding sequence ATGACGATCGCAACGGCAGCACCGACCACGAACGGCACCACCACCCGCCGCAGCACGACCAAGAAGGCCGCGGCCGCGAAGACCGCGGACGCGACCGTCGAGTCGACCACCCTCGGCACCGAGGTCGAGGCCGACGAGCAGCTCGCCGGCGTCCGCGGCGCCTCCGTCGATCAGGTCGGCGACTACCTCCGCCACATCGGCCGCCTCTCGCTCCTCACCGCCGAGGAAGAGGCACAGATCGCCCGGCGCATCGAGGTCGGCCTGTTCGCCGAGGAGAAGCTGCACACCGAGTCCGGGCTCGACAAGAACCTCCAGCGCGAGCTGCGCTGGCTCGTCCGCGACGGTGAGCGCGCCAAGGAGCGCATGATCACGTCGAACCTGCGCCTCGTCGTGAGCATCGCCAAGCGCTACTCGCAGCGCGGCCTGCCCTTCATGGACGTCATCCAGGAGGGCAACCTCGGCCTCGTCCGCGCGGTGGAGAAGTTCGACTTCACCCAGGGCTACAAGTTCTCGACCTACGCCACGTGGTGGATCCGCCAGGCCATCTCGCGCGGTCTCGCCGACAAGGCCCGCACGATCCGCATCCCGGTCCACACCGTGGAGCTCATCAACAAGATCAGTCGCACCGAGCGCGACCTCACCGTCGACCTCGGCCGTGCGCCGATGCCCGACGAGGTCGCGGCGGAGCTGAGCATGAGCGTCGAGGAGCTCCTCGACCTGAAGGGCCGTTCGCACGAGCCGGTGTCGATCCACACCGTCGTCGGCGACTCGGACGACAGCGAACTCGGTGACTTCATCGAGGACGAGGACGCCGCGAGCCCCAACGAGCTCACCGAGACCACGCTGCTGCACCGGGACATCCGGTCGATCGTGGCCGAGCTGCCGAGCGACGAGGCGAACGTGATCCGCATGCGCTACGGCCTCGACGACGACAAGCCGATGACGCTCGACGAGATCTCGAAGATCGTGCACACGACCCGTCAGGCCGTCAGCCGGGTGGAGTCGCGCGCCAAGCTGCGCCTGTTCGCCAAGGCGGTCTCGCAGGACATGCAGCTGTACCTGACCGACTGA
- the lysS gene encoding lysine--tRNA ligase produces MSEATAAAADDLSAEETSEQRQVRLDKRSKLLDAGIEAYPAAVPITTTIPEVRAQYATLETGEETQDVVGVAGRIVFSRNTGKLCFASLQSGDGSRIQAMVSLAEVGEESLACWKEFVDLGDHVFVHGRVISSRRGELSIMVDDWAIAAKAILPLPNLHNELNEETRVRQRYLDLIVREDARKTVRARAAVMASLRQTFASHEYLEVETPMLQTQHGGASARPFVTHSNAFDTELFLRIAPELFLKRAVVGGIDRVFEVNRNFRNEGADSTHSPEFAMLEAYQAYGDYEQMADLTQELVQNAARAVTGGSLEVTWADGTTYDLGGEWPRIDMYGSLSEAAGRAITPETPLSELQALADAEGVEVAHATHGKYVEELWEHFVIDSLDRPTFVMNFPVDTSPLTRQHRTRPGIVEKWDLYVRGFELATAYSELVDPVVQRERFVEQAKLAAGGDPEAMRVDEEFLRALEHAMPPSGGMGMGIDRLLMAITGLGIRETILFPLVK; encoded by the coding sequence ATGAGCGAAGCAACCGCCGCCGCAGCAGACGACCTGTCCGCCGAGGAGACCAGCGAGCAGCGACAGGTCCGGCTCGACAAGCGGTCGAAGCTCCTCGACGCGGGGATCGAGGCCTACCCGGCCGCAGTCCCGATCACGACGACGATCCCCGAGGTCCGCGCGCAGTACGCGACGCTGGAGACCGGCGAGGAGACCCAGGACGTCGTCGGCGTCGCCGGGCGCATCGTGTTCTCGCGCAACACCGGCAAGCTCTGCTTCGCGTCCCTGCAGTCCGGTGACGGCTCCCGCATCCAGGCGATGGTGTCCCTCGCCGAGGTGGGCGAGGAGTCGCTCGCGTGCTGGAAGGAGTTCGTCGACCTCGGCGACCACGTCTTCGTGCACGGCCGCGTCATCTCCTCGCGTCGTGGCGAGCTGTCGATCATGGTCGACGACTGGGCGATCGCGGCGAAGGCCATCCTGCCGCTCCCGAACCTCCACAACGAGCTCAACGAGGAGACCCGGGTCCGCCAGCGGTACCTGGACCTCATCGTGCGCGAGGACGCCCGGAAGACCGTCCGAGCCCGTGCCGCCGTGATGGCCTCGCTCCGGCAGACCTTCGCGTCGCACGAGTACCTCGAGGTCGAGACCCCGATGCTGCAGACCCAGCACGGCGGGGCGTCGGCTCGCCCGTTCGTCACGCACTCGAACGCGTTCGACACCGAGCTGTTCCTCCGCATCGCGCCCGAGCTCTTCCTCAAGCGTGCGGTCGTCGGCGGCATCGACCGGGTGTTCGAGGTCAACCGGAACTTCCGCAACGAGGGCGCCGACTCGACGCACTCGCCCGAGTTCGCGATGCTCGAGGCCTACCAGGCGTACGGCGACTACGAGCAGATGGCCGACCTCACCCAGGAGCTCGTGCAGAACGCCGCCCGTGCGGTGACCGGCGGCTCGCTCGAGGTCACCTGGGCCGACGGCACCACGTACGACCTCGGCGGCGAGTGGCCGCGCATCGACATGTACGGCTCGCTGTCCGAAGCGGCCGGGCGCGCGATCACCCCGGAGACGCCGCTGTCCGAGCTGCAGGCACTCGCCGATGCCGAGGGCGTCGAGGTCGCACACGCCACGCACGGCAAGTACGTCGAGGAGCTCTGGGAGCACTTCGTCATCGACTCGCTCGACCGCCCGACGTTCGTGATGAACTTCCCGGTCGACACCTCGCCGCTCACCCGACAGCACCGCACGCGTCCCGGCATCGTCGAGAAGTGGGACCTCTACGTCCGCGGGTTCGAGCTCGCGACGGCGTACTCGGAGCTCGTCGACCCCGTGGTGCAGCGGGAGCGGTTCGTCGAACAGGCGAAGCTCGCGGCCGGCGGTGACCCCGAGGCGATGCGCGTCGACGAGGAGTTCCTGCGGGCCCTCGAGCACGCGATGCCGCCGTCGGGTGGCATGGGCATGGGCATCGACCGGCTGCTCATGGCGATCACCGGCCTCGGCATCCGCGAGACGATCCTCTTCCCGCTGGTCAAGTAG
- a CDS encoding DUF2520 domain-containing protein translates to MRAGRLGVGIVGAGRVGPVLGAALANAEHAVVGVTAVSDAGRDRAEAMLPGVPVLATPDLVERSELVLLAVPDDQLGSLVQGLADAGIWQPGQLVVHTSPDHGTDVLRPALAAGAIPLAIHPAMVFTGTSVDLTRLRDAYCAVTAPAPVLPIAQALVVEMGAEPFVVAEQDRPAYADAVRAAASFSTAIVEQSAGTLDGIGVEHPGRVLGALVRSAVDNALAAADGQARL, encoded by the coding sequence GTGAGGGCGGGACGGCTCGGCGTCGGCATCGTCGGCGCGGGACGGGTCGGCCCGGTCCTCGGAGCGGCGCTCGCGAACGCGGAGCACGCCGTGGTCGGCGTGACCGCGGTGTCCGACGCCGGGCGGGACCGCGCCGAGGCCATGCTCCCGGGGGTGCCCGTCCTCGCGACGCCGGACCTCGTCGAGCGGAGCGAACTCGTGCTGCTCGCCGTACCGGACGACCAGCTCGGGTCCCTCGTCCAGGGCCTCGCGGACGCCGGGATCTGGCAGCCAGGACAGCTCGTCGTGCACACGAGTCCCGACCACGGCACCGACGTCCTCCGACCGGCGCTCGCCGCAGGAGCGATCCCGCTCGCGATCCACCCGGCGATGGTCTTCACCGGCACGAGCGTCGACCTCACCCGCCTCCGCGACGCGTACTGCGCCGTCACCGCCCCGGCACCCGTGCTCCCGATCGCGCAGGCGCTCGTGGTCGAGATGGGTGCGGAGCCGTTCGTCGTCGCCGAGCAGGACCGGCCCGCGTACGCCGACGCCGTCCGGGCAGCCGCGAGCTTCTCGACCGCGATCGTCGAGCAGTCCGCCGGGACCCTCGACGGCATCGGGGTCGAGCACCCCGGCCGGGTCCTCGGCGCCCTGGTCCGCAGCGCGGTCGACAACGCGCTCGCCGCGGCCGACGGCCAGGCGCGGCTCTGA
- a CDS encoding PH domain-containing protein has protein sequence MTFRPGPPPPTPPSQVGNAAAAAPLTDGEWHRLHPLTPLLRGGIFLIVVLGYVLNSLRDQLVEFFIPGGGPSDDGDPVRYVYEHGAVGWVLLGIAVLLVVLIGLFYLSWRMHEFRVTGEIVEVRSGVLFRNHRKARLDRIQGINISRPIIPRLFGTAKLEIAQAGNDANVQLAYLGSKPAEDLRRRILVLASGAKEDEQQAPGRPSSGVLQDRLDEVFSPELDPAAVQATRVVKVHPGRLIASMLLSGTTVFLLAAIVAMVVSIAVTGEYGILFGLFPAVIGAGGYYVRKFSRSLQYTIAETRDGIRIGFGLVSTSNETLPPGRIHAVSVAQPLLWRPFGWWDIRINRATNAGNGQSTNQQASSIVLPVGRAEDVREVLDIILPGLVGTAVAGPRASQEELREGSAEAVSVVDDSLTTSGDRGGFVHSPRRGAWLRPLSFRRNGYRFVQGAVLLRLGAVWRSLVIVPLPRVQSVKVEQGPLERALRLASVHVHTVQGPVSARLGALDAHDAQRLWSDTAHRAVEAAAVDTSHRWREREARLAPAADGPDAQGVAPGAAPTTSTPEPAWRGQDGPPGWDRTPTPGAAR, from the coding sequence GTGACCTTCCGCCCCGGACCTCCGCCGCCGACCCCGCCGAGCCAGGTCGGCAACGCCGCAGCAGCGGCCCCGCTGACCGACGGGGAGTGGCACCGGCTGCACCCGCTGACGCCCCTGCTGCGCGGCGGCATCTTCCTCATCGTCGTGCTCGGCTACGTGCTCAACAGCCTGCGCGACCAGCTCGTCGAGTTCTTCATCCCCGGCGGTGGACCGTCCGACGACGGCGACCCGGTCCGCTACGTGTACGAGCACGGGGCCGTGGGCTGGGTGCTGCTCGGCATCGCGGTGCTCCTGGTGGTGCTGATCGGGCTGTTCTACCTGTCGTGGCGGATGCACGAGTTCCGCGTCACGGGCGAGATCGTCGAGGTCCGCTCGGGCGTGCTCTTCCGCAACCACCGGAAGGCCCGGCTCGACCGCATCCAGGGCATCAACATCTCGCGGCCGATCATCCCGCGGCTCTTCGGCACCGCGAAGCTCGAGATCGCGCAGGCCGGCAACGACGCCAACGTGCAGCTCGCCTACCTCGGGTCGAAGCCCGCGGAGGACCTCCGCCGCCGCATCCTCGTGCTCGCCTCGGGCGCCAAGGAGGACGAGCAGCAGGCTCCGGGGCGACCGTCCTCCGGCGTGCTGCAGGACCGGCTGGACGAGGTCTTCTCGCCCGAGCTCGACCCCGCCGCGGTGCAGGCCACCCGGGTCGTCAAGGTCCACCCCGGTCGGCTCATCGCGTCGATGCTGCTCTCCGGGACCACCGTGTTCCTGCTCGCGGCGATCGTGGCGATGGTCGTGAGCATCGCCGTCACCGGCGAGTACGGCATCCTCTTCGGACTCTTCCCTGCCGTGATCGGCGCCGGCGGCTACTACGTGCGGAAGTTCTCACGGTCGCTGCAGTACACGATCGCCGAGACGCGTGACGGCATCCGCATCGGCTTCGGCCTCGTCTCGACGTCGAACGAGACCCTCCCTCCCGGGCGCATCCACGCCGTGAGCGTTGCGCAGCCGCTGCTCTGGCGTCCGTTCGGCTGGTGGGACATCCGCATCAACCGCGCCACGAACGCCGGCAACGGGCAGTCCACCAACCAGCAGGCGTCCTCAATCGTGCTGCCCGTCGGCCGCGCAGAGGACGTCCGCGAGGTCCTCGACATCATCCTCCCCGGCCTGGTCGGCACCGCCGTCGCGGGCCCGCGGGCATCGCAGGAGGAACTGCGCGAGGGGTCGGCGGAGGCCGTCAGCGTCGTCGACGACAGCCTCACCACCTCCGGCGACCGCGGCGGCTTCGTCCACTCGCCCCGCCGCGGCGCGTGGCTCCGCCCGCTGTCCTTCCGCCGCAACGGGTACCGGTTCGTGCAGGGCGCGGTCCTGCTCCGCCTCGGTGCCGTGTGGCGGTCCCTCGTCATCGTGCCGCTGCCGCGCGTCCAGAGCGTCAAGGTCGAGCAGGGGCCGCTCGAACGCGCCCTCCGGCTCGCCTCGGTGCACGTGCACACCGTGCAGGGCCCCGTGAGCGCGCGCCTCGGTGCGCTCGACGCGCACGACGCGCAGCGGCTGTGGTCGGACACCGCGCACCGTGCCGTCGAGGCCGCCGCGGTCGACACCTCCCACCGGTGGCGCGAACGGGAGGCACGGCTCGCGCCCGCCGCGGACGGACCCGACGCGCAGGGGGTCGCCCCCGGCGCCGCGCCGACCACGTCGACGCCCGAGCCCGCCTGGCGGGGGCAGGACGGGCCTCCCGGCTGGGACCGCACCCCCACCCCCGGAGCTGCGCGGTGA
- a CDS encoding PH domain-containing protein, translating into MPRERLDEPGLGLSGTTWTRVSPKLVWTELVTSVAIGVIVTAGCVLLGVVNGGFDRTAGTVWTLIGIAVGIVALVTAVLTPRRVRSIGYALRDDDLVFRRGLMWQRFTAVPYGRMQLVDVARGPLDRALGMSELKFVTAAAATNVRIPGIPAADADDLRDRLVELAESRRAGL; encoded by the coding sequence ATGCCGAGAGAACGACTCGACGAGCCGGGCCTCGGCCTGAGCGGCACCACCTGGACCCGGGTGTCGCCGAAGCTCGTGTGGACGGAACTGGTGACCTCCGTCGCGATCGGTGTCATCGTGACCGCCGGGTGCGTGCTCCTCGGTGTGGTGAACGGCGGGTTCGACCGGACCGCCGGCACCGTGTGGACGCTGATCGGCATCGCCGTCGGCATCGTCGCGCTCGTCACGGCCGTGCTCACCCCGCGACGGGTCCGCTCGATCGGGTACGCGCTCCGGGACGACGACCTCGTCTTCCGTCGCGGTCTGATGTGGCAGCGCTTCACGGCCGTGCCGTACGGCCGCATGCAGCTCGTCGACGTCGCGCGTGGCCCGCTCGACCGGGCGCTCGGCATGAGCGAGCTGAAGTTCGTCACCGCTGCGGCCGCGACGAACGTCCGGATCCCCGGGATCCCCGCGGCGGACGCCGACGACCTCCGCGACCGCCTGGTGGAGCTCGCCGAGTCCCGCCGCGCCGGACTCTGA
- a CDS encoding DUF3180 domain-containing protein, producing MKPTRASVLVSVAVVAAVAGFAVDAVLASRGAPTLLLSVPLGLTLAFIGVAVVLMARPVRRHAKEGVLRQRPVDPLYATRVVVLAKASSIGGALFGGFGIGLLLYLLTRNVTPSLGSTLPNAVALGGAVVLTVCALVAERMCIAPPGDDDQDDHRGGSAATN from the coding sequence ATGAAACCGACCCGCGCCTCCGTCCTCGTCAGCGTCGCGGTCGTCGCCGCCGTCGCGGGCTTCGCCGTCGACGCCGTCCTCGCCTCCCGTGGCGCCCCGACGCTCCTGCTCTCCGTCCCGCTCGGCCTGACCCTCGCGTTCATCGGCGTCGCGGTCGTCCTGATGGCCCGCCCCGTCCGACGTCACGCCAAGGAGGGCGTCCTCCGGCAGCGCCCGGTCGACCCGCTGTACGCGACGCGGGTCGTGGTCCTCGCGAAGGCGTCCAGCATCGGCGGCGCGCTCTTCGGCGGGTTCGGCATCGGGCTGTTGCTGTACCTCCTGACCCGCAACGTCACCCCTTCGCTAGGCTCGACCCTGCCGAACGCCGTGGCGCTCGGCGGAGCCGTCGTCCTGACGGTGTGTGCCCTGGTCGCCGAACGGATGTGCATCGCACCGCCCGGCGACGACGACCAGGACGACCACCGCGGCGGCTCGGCGGCCACCAACTGA
- the folK gene encoding 2-amino-4-hydroxy-6-hydroxymethyldihydropteridine diphosphokinase yields MSRAVIALGANLGDRGSTLRAAASAIAALPGVTPVASSREVESVAVTLDGRDETKPRYRNAVVVVDTDLEPQALLDALHGIEDEHGRTREVRWGDRTLDLDVVAIDDLVIDTATLTVPHPRAAERAFVLAPWVDADPAAVLPGAGSVAELLDTIGDDTERVDEPRLFDDATAPGAATGPATTTRGVDPTRASRPGEHA; encoded by the coding sequence GTGAGCCGCGCGGTCATCGCGCTCGGCGCCAACCTCGGTGACCGGGGCAGCACCCTGCGCGCCGCGGCCTCGGCCATCGCGGCGCTCCCCGGCGTGACCCCGGTGGCTTCCAGCCGTGAGGTCGAGTCCGTGGCCGTGACGCTCGACGGTCGCGACGAGACGAAGCCGCGCTACCGGAACGCCGTCGTCGTCGTGGACACCGACCTCGAGCCGCAGGCGCTCCTCGACGCGCTGCACGGCATCGAGGACGAGCACGGCCGCACGCGCGAGGTCCGGTGGGGCGACCGCACGCTCGACCTCGACGTCGTGGCGATCGACGACCTGGTGATCGACACGGCCACGCTCACGGTGCCGCACCCGCGCGCGGCCGAGCGGGCGTTCGTGCTCGCGCCGTGGGTCGACGCGGACCCGGCGGCGGTGCTGCCGGGCGCCGGGTCGGTGGCCGAGCTGCTCGACACCATCGGCGACGACACCGAGCGCGTCGACGAGCCACGCCTGTTCGACGACGCGACCGCGCCGGGCGCCGCGACCGGCCCGGCCACCACGACCCGCGGGGTCGACCCGACCCGCGCCTCCAGGCCGGGGGAGCACGCATGA
- the folB gene encoding dihydroneopterin aldolase, with the protein MRDTIRLTGVRARGNHGVFDHERADGQDFVVDVAVEVDARVSSGSDDLADTVHYGVVAEQVVAEIEGGPVDLIETLAERIAAAVLSHRAALAVEVTVHKPQAPITVPFTDVSITIRRARGGALPEGDDARAEEEE; encoded by the coding sequence GTGAGGGACACCATCCGACTGACCGGGGTCCGTGCCCGGGGGAACCACGGCGTCTTCGACCACGAGCGGGCCGACGGACAGGACTTCGTCGTCGACGTCGCGGTCGAGGTCGACGCCCGTGTGTCGTCCGGCTCCGACGACCTCGCCGACACGGTCCACTACGGTGTCGTCGCCGAGCAGGTCGTCGCGGAGATCGAGGGCGGTCCGGTCGACCTCATCGAGACGCTCGCCGAGCGCATCGCCGCCGCCGTCCTGAGCCACCGGGCCGCGCTCGCGGTCGAGGTCACGGTCCACAAGCCGCAGGCGCCCATCACGGTGCCGTTCACCGACGTCTCGATCACGATCCGGCGGGCCCGCGGTGGCGCCCTGCCCGAGGGCGACGACGCCCGCGCCGAGGAAGAAGAGTGA